One window of Acidobacteriota bacterium genomic DNA carries:
- a CDS encoding substrate-binding domain-containing protein, which yields MRRLTLLIVILAMAAGGVAGAVSVTACGSKSSNAITIAVVPKGTTHEFWKSVHAGAIKAGRELGVTILWQGPLKEDDREDQIRVVDTLVSRGIQGLLLAPLDDKALRQPVANAVRAGVPVVTFDSKLESDDPASLVATSNLDAGKLAGMHMGKILGGQGNVIVMRLHEGAASTTAREQGFLDAVATFPGIKVVSSNQYAGALAEGAYRTGENLLASTRAAEGAVQGIFCPNESTTFGMLRALQNAGLAGKIKYVGFDSSDKLVQGVRDGQIDALLLQDPFAMGYVGVKTLVAHMRGEKVAKFIDTGATIVTRDNMNQPDIKERLQPNLDQYLK from the coding sequence ATGCGCCGACTCACATTGCTCATCGTCATTCTTGCCATGGCCGCCGGCGGCGTCGCCGGGGCCGTCAGTGTCACCGCGTGCGGCAGCAAGTCCAGTAACGCCATCACGATCGCCGTCGTTCCCAAGGGCACGACCCACGAATTCTGGAAGTCGGTCCACGCGGGCGCCATCAAGGCGGGACGTGAGTTGGGCGTCACAATCCTCTGGCAGGGGCCGCTCAAGGAAGACGATCGCGAGGATCAGATTCGGGTGGTCGACACGCTGGTGTCGCGCGGCATCCAGGGGCTGCTGCTGGCGCCGCTCGACGACAAGGCGCTCCGCCAGCCGGTGGCCAACGCTGTCCGCGCGGGCGTCCCGGTGGTGACATTCGACTCGAAGCTCGAGAGCGACGATCCCGCCAGCCTGGTGGCGACGAGCAATCTCGATGCGGGCAAGCTGGCCGGCATGCACATGGGCAAGATCCTCGGCGGCCAGGGCAACGTCATCGTGATGCGGCTGCACGAGGGCGCCGCCAGCACGACGGCCCGCGAGCAGGGCTTCCTCGACGCGGTCGCGACGTTCCCCGGGATCAAGGTTGTGAGCTCGAACCAGTACGCCGGCGCCCTGGCCGAAGGGGCGTATCGCACGGGCGAGAACCTGCTGGCGTCCACGCGCGCCGCCGAAGGCGCCGTCCAAGGCATCTTCTGTCCCAACGAGTCGACGACGTTCGGCATGTTGCGGGCGCTGCAGAACGCGGGCCTGGCGGGCAAGATCAAGTACGTCGGGTTCGACAGCAGCGACAAGCTCGTCCAGGGCGTGCGCGACGGCCAGATTGACGCCTTGCTGCTGCAGGATCCGTTCGCGATGGGCTATGTCGGCGTCAAGACGCTCGTCGCCCACATGCGCGGCGAGAAGGTGGCGAAGTTCATCGACACGGGCGCAACCATCGTCACGCGCGACAACATGAACCAGCCCGACATCAAAGAACGCCTGCAACCGAATCTCGATCAATACCTGAAGTAG
- a CDS encoding type II toxin-antitoxin system prevent-host-death family antitoxin, with protein sequence MSHRYSIAEARSSLPSIVDQAEAGVEIELTRRGKPVAAVVALRVLERLRADRPRFRTAYLDFLKRYSLDEVGFDNDFFAPIREKSAGRTVSL encoded by the coding sequence ATGTCCCACCGGTATTCCATCGCAGAGGCCCGAAGCAGCCTGCCCAGCATCGTCGACCAAGCCGAAGCCGGAGTCGAGATCGAACTGACTCGCAGGGGTAAGCCAGTCGCTGCTGTCGTCGCCCTCCGAGTTCTTGAACGCCTGCGAGCTGACCGACCCCGGTTCCGCACGGCCTACCTTGACTTCCTCAAACGGTACTCGCTCGACGAAGTTGGATTCGATAACGACTTCTTCGCGCCCATCCGGGAGAAGAGCGCCGGGCGCACGGTCTCGCTATGA
- a CDS encoding type II toxin-antitoxin system HicA family toxin — MSTWPSAKARRVFAALLRIGWRLKRQSGSHRTLSREGWPDFVFAFHDDEELGPRMLVRVAKRTGLRPEDL, encoded by the coding sequence GTGAGCACCTGGCCGTCCGCGAAGGCTCGTCGCGTCTTCGCAGCCCTGCTCCGAATCGGGTGGAGGCTCAAGCGCCAGTCTGGCTCGCACCGAACCCTCTCGCGGGAGGGCTGGCCCGATTTCGTGTTTGCCTTCCACGACGACGAGGAACTTGGCCCCCGCATGCTTGTCCGGGTTGCGAAGCGCACTGGCCTGCGTCCCGAAGATCTCTGA
- a CDS encoding sugar ABC transporter ATP-binding protein: MSHARLRVANLSKRFGPTVALDGVHLEVAAGEVHALVGENGAGKSTLMKILSGALPPDHGDVHLDGEVFRPRDPLDARRHGVLMVYQELSLAPHLSVAENILLGAEPTRAGVVRRQERDIRARRALDALDRADIPLGARAGDLPIAVQQVVEIARSLAQSDTRVLILDEPTSSLSEHDVRRLFAAIRRLRDRGLSIIYISHVLEEVQAIADRFTVLRDGATVGTGTVAGTPASDIVRMMAGRQLDELFPRSPHTPGETLLEFADVAGLVKPDAASLSLRRGEVVGIGGLVGAGRTELLRVLFGLDPVRSGSVRVASWRGWTTPRRRLAQGVGLASEDRKGEGLALAMSVADNITLSKLAGLGPGPIVVPARQRAAATRWADRLRVRCRDISQTVRELSGGNQQKVAIARLLHHDVDVYLLDEPTRGIDVGSKAEIYGLIDKLALSGKAVLLVSSYLPELLGICDRICVMRRGRLGPARPRAELTEHNVLMEATGQA; the protein is encoded by the coding sequence ATGAGCCACGCCCGGCTTCGCGTCGCCAATCTCAGCAAGCGCTTCGGCCCGACCGTGGCGCTGGACGGCGTGCACCTCGAGGTGGCGGCGGGTGAGGTCCACGCACTGGTCGGAGAAAACGGCGCGGGCAAGAGCACGCTGATGAAGATCCTGTCGGGCGCGCTGCCACCCGACCACGGCGACGTGCACCTTGACGGCGAGGTGTTCCGCCCGCGCGATCCGCTGGACGCAAGACGGCACGGCGTACTGATGGTGTACCAGGAGCTGTCGCTCGCGCCGCATCTGTCGGTCGCAGAGAACATCCTGCTCGGCGCCGAGCCCACGCGCGCCGGCGTCGTGAGGCGTCAGGAACGCGACATCCGTGCCCGCCGGGCCCTCGACGCACTCGACCGCGCCGACATTCCGCTCGGAGCGCGGGCGGGCGATCTGCCTATCGCCGTCCAGCAGGTGGTCGAGATCGCGCGGTCGCTCGCACAGTCGGACACCCGCGTCCTCATCCTCGACGAACCAACCAGCAGCCTGTCTGAGCACGATGTACGGAGGCTGTTCGCCGCGATTCGCCGCCTGCGGGATCGCGGCCTGAGCATCATCTACATCTCACACGTGCTCGAAGAGGTGCAGGCCATCGCCGATCGTTTCACGGTGCTGCGCGACGGCGCGACGGTCGGGACGGGCACGGTTGCAGGCACGCCGGCGTCGGACATCGTGCGGATGATGGCCGGCCGCCAGCTGGACGAACTGTTCCCGCGGTCGCCGCACACGCCCGGCGAGACGCTCCTTGAATTCGCCGATGTGGCGGGGCTCGTGAAGCCGGACGCGGCCTCACTCTCCCTCCGTCGCGGCGAGGTGGTCGGCATCGGTGGACTGGTGGGCGCCGGTCGCACGGAACTGTTGCGCGTGCTCTTTGGCCTCGACCCTGTGAGGAGCGGTTCGGTGCGCGTGGCCTCGTGGAGAGGATGGACGACGCCCCGGCGCCGTCTCGCGCAGGGTGTCGGCCTGGCGAGCGAAGACCGCAAGGGCGAAGGGCTGGCGCTCGCCATGTCGGTCGCCGACAACATCACGCTCTCGAAGCTCGCCGGTCTCGGCCCGGGGCCGATCGTCGTGCCAGCGCGCCAGCGCGCCGCCGCCACCCGATGGGCCGACCGGCTCCGCGTCCGCTGTCGCGACATCTCGCAGACGGTCCGCGAGCTTTCGGGCGGCAATCAGCAGAAAGTCGCCATCGCGCGGCTCCTGCACCACGATGTGGACGTCTACCTGCTCGACGAACCCACGCGCGGCATCGACGTCGGCAGCAAGGCGGAAATCTACGGCCTGATCGACAAGCTGGCGCTGTCGGGCAAGGCGGTGCTGCTGGTTTCGAGCTACCTGCCGGAGCTGCTGGGGATCTGCGATCGCATCTGCGTGATGCGCCGCGGGCGGCTCGGGCCCGCGCGCCCGCGCGCCGAACTGACCGAGCACAACGTGCTGATGGAGGCGACAGGACAGGCATGA
- a CDS encoding class I SAM-dependent methyltransferase, translated as MKAPHSARRLLLVVLVAVVAAGAFGHAQQQPPPGQFQPTPGQAGKDVIWLPTSQTLVEKMLDIAKVTAQDVVFDLGSGDGRTVITAAKRGARAHGIEYNPDMVELSKRAAAEAGVSARATFEKADLFESDFSTATVITMFLLPDINLRLRPKILDLKPGTRIVSNSFTMGEWTADDTVTVTEDCTSYCTAYLWIVPAKAAGTWQSAQGELTLTQEFQIVTGSLKNGAGSTPIAGGRLVADQISFTVNGAQYKGRVNGSTIEGTVASNGTTTKWAVKRAQ; from the coding sequence ATGAAGGCACCGCATTCCGCTCGCCGCTTGCTTCTGGTTGTGTTAGTGGCTGTCGTGGCAGCTGGCGCGTTCGGACACGCGCAGCAGCAGCCTCCGCCCGGTCAGTTTCAGCCGACGCCCGGCCAGGCCGGCAAGGACGTGATCTGGCTGCCGACGTCTCAGACGCTGGTAGAGAAGATGCTCGATATCGCCAAGGTGACCGCGCAGGATGTCGTCTTCGACCTGGGATCGGGTGACGGGCGCACGGTGATCACGGCGGCCAAGCGCGGCGCGCGGGCGCACGGCATCGAGTACAACCCCGACATGGTGGAGCTGTCGAAGCGCGCCGCCGCTGAGGCGGGTGTGAGCGCGCGGGCCACGTTCGAGAAGGCCGACCTGTTCGAGAGCGATTTCTCCACGGCCACTGTCATCACGATGTTTCTGTTGCCGGACATCAACCTCAGATTGCGGCCGAAGATTCTGGACCTGAAGCCCGGCACGCGCATCGTGTCGAATTCGTTCACGATGGGCGAGTGGACCGCTGATGACACTGTGACGGTGACGGAAGACTGCACGTCGTACTGCACGGCATACCTCTGGATTGTGCCGGCGAAGGCGGCGGGCACATGGCAGTCCGCGCAGGGAGAGTTGACGCTCACGCAGGAATTCCAGATCGTGACCGGGTCGCTCAAGAATGGTGCGGGTTCGACGCCGATTGCGGGCGGAAGGCTTGTCGCAGATCAGATCAGCTTTACGGTCAACGGCGCGCAGTACAAGGGCCGCGTCAACGGCAGCACCATCGAGGGGACGGTCGCGTCAAACGGCACCACGACGAAGTGGGCCGTCAAGCGCGCGCAGTAG
- a CDS encoding DUF2191 domain-containing protein: MRTTVRLDDALLEQAQREARRRGQTLTALMAEGLRLMLAKGTVVPKRSPVILPVCKAGGGTLPGVDLDDSAALLDIMEERS, translated from the coding sequence ATGCGAACCACTGTTCGGCTTGATGATGCGCTGCTCGAGCAGGCGCAACGGGAGGCGCGCAGGCGAGGTCAGACGCTGACCGCGCTGATGGCAGAAGGTCTGCGGTTGATGCTGGCCAAGGGCACCGTGGTGCCGAAGCGGTCGCCCGTGATCCTGCCGGTGTGCAAGGCAGGCGGCGGCACGTTGCCGGGTGTCGATCTCGACGATTCGGCGGCGCTGCTCGACATCATGGAGGAGCGGTCGTGA
- a CDS encoding ABC transporter permease — translation MSTDSTHAVARWLARNSWVGPLVALLVLYALFAALVPDTFPTAGNVRTMVRQTTVVGIAALGMTLVVILGGIDLSVGSTVALATVVIAYLLQAGVGPLGAAFGGVLVAAVCGMFNGVLITSLRVMPFIVTLGAMGIIRGAAKGLAHEQKIDAPVTWLNNLIAELPPGSKWQILPAGVWLLIVLALAASALLHYTRFGRHIFAVGSNEQTARLCGINVPGVKIAVYLIASALAGVAGIMQFSRLTVGDPTVANGLELDVIAAVVIGGGTLAGGEGSILGAIVGAMLMTEIKTGGTHLGLSNWVQEIITGVIIIVAVALDRLRHRRVGM, via the coding sequence ATGAGCACAGACTCGACACACGCGGTGGCACGCTGGCTCGCCCGCAACAGCTGGGTGGGACCGTTGGTCGCGCTGCTGGTCCTCTACGCGCTCTTCGCGGCGCTGGTCCCCGACACGTTTCCAACGGCTGGCAATGTGCGGACGATGGTGCGGCAGACGACGGTCGTGGGCATCGCAGCGCTGGGCATGACGCTGGTGGTGATCCTCGGAGGCATCGACCTGTCCGTCGGATCCACCGTTGCGCTCGCGACGGTTGTGATTGCCTATCTCCTGCAGGCCGGTGTCGGACCGCTCGGCGCGGCCTTCGGCGGAGTGCTCGTCGCGGCGGTGTGCGGGATGTTCAACGGCGTCCTCATCACCAGCCTCCGCGTGATGCCGTTTATCGTCACGCTCGGCGCGATGGGCATCATCCGCGGCGCGGCCAAAGGGCTTGCGCACGAACAGAAGATCGATGCGCCCGTGACGTGGCTCAACAACCTGATCGCGGAACTGCCGCCGGGATCGAAATGGCAGATCCTCCCCGCCGGCGTCTGGCTGCTCATCGTTCTCGCCCTGGCGGCGTCGGCCCTGCTGCACTACACGCGATTTGGCCGCCACATCTTCGCTGTCGGATCCAATGAACAGACGGCGCGGCTGTGCGGCATCAATGTGCCCGGCGTCAAGATCGCGGTCTACCTGATCGCGTCGGCGCTGGCCGGGGTGGCGGGGATCATGCAGTTCTCGCGGCTGACGGTGGGCGACCCGACGGTGGCCAACGGTCTGGAGCTCGATGTGATTGCGGCCGTCGTCATTGGCGGCGGCACGCTGGCCGGCGGCGAGGGATCGATCCTCGGCGCGATTGTCGGCGCAATGCTGATGACCGAAATCAAGACTGGCGGCACGCACCTGGGGCTTTCGAACTGGGTGCAGGAGATCATCACCGGTGTCATCATCATCGTCGCGGTGGCGCTGGACCGGCTGCGGCATCGGCGGGTGGGGATGTGA
- a CDS encoding D-Ala-D-Ala carboxypeptidase family metallohydrolase produces the protein MPWGIVSSDVWWNLDIMRSITYGKEITVTCGYRCPVRNAAIVGAVAGSYHQFGRGVDLYPEVRNDYGEFMLLRYAACVSWPVELLDWDTYPADHHLHVAW, from the coding sequence GTGCCCTGGGGCATCGTTTCGAGCGATGTCTGGTGGAACCTCGACATCATGCGGTCAATCACCTACGGCAAGGAGATTACCGTGACCTGTGGCTATCGCTGCCCGGTTCGGAATGCTGCGATAGTAGGGGCGGTGGCAGGGAGCTACCACCAGTTCGGAAGAGGTGTCGATCTCTATCCGGAGGTGCGCAACGACTACGGCGAATTCATGTTGCTGCGGTACGCTGCCTGTGTGTCGTGGCCTGTGGAGCTTCTCGACTGGGACACGTATCCTGCTGATCATCACTTGCATGTGGCTTGGTAG
- a CDS encoding type II toxin-antitoxin system VapC family toxin: protein MTLSDVNVLIYAFRSDAAGHQAYREWLRATVNGDEAYGIAPQVLSSFVRVVTNRRVFAQPSRLDETLLFCHTLMEQPHCQLIQPGPRHWKIFSDLCRHSKATGNLVADAWFAALAIESGCEWITTDRDYARFEGLRWRTPV, encoded by the coding sequence GTGACGCTCTCCGATGTCAACGTGCTGATCTATGCATTCCGGTCGGATGCGGCAGGCCATCAGGCGTATCGGGAGTGGCTGCGGGCCACGGTCAATGGTGACGAAGCCTACGGCATCGCGCCGCAGGTCCTTTCGTCGTTCGTGCGAGTGGTGACGAACCGTCGCGTGTTCGCCCAGCCGAGCAGGCTGGACGAAACGCTGCTCTTCTGCCACACGCTGATGGAACAACCGCACTGCCAGCTGATCCAACCCGGCCCGCGGCACTGGAAGATCTTCTCCGACCTGTGCCGGCACTCGAAAGCCACCGGTAACCTCGTCGCCGATGCGTGGTTCGCCGCGCTGGCGATCGAATCAGGGTGCGAATGGATCACGACCGATCGCGATTACGCGCGATTCGAGGGGCTCCGATGGAGGACGCCGGTTTGA
- a CDS encoding BrnT family toxin, producing MSDIQFEWDSAKAEANLRKHGVSFEEAETVFSDDLALLIDDPDHSDEEECFVLLGVSVAPRILAVVHAYRSAPELIRIISARKATKSERTTYVKRP from the coding sequence ATGTCGGACATCCAGTTCGAGTGGGATTCGGCCAAGGCCGAGGCGAACCTCAGGAAACACGGGGTGAGCTTCGAAGAGGCCGAGACCGTATTCTCGGACGACCTGGCGTTGTTGATTGACGACCCGGATCATTCCGACGAAGAGGAGTGCTTCGTCTTGTTGGGGGTGAGCGTCGCCCCTCGAATTCTGGCGGTGGTGCATGCGTATCGTTCGGCGCCGGAGCTGATTCGCATCATCTCGGCTCGGAAAGCCACGAAGTCGGAGCGCACGACGTATGTGAAGAGGCCTTGA
- a CDS encoding BrnA antitoxin family protein, whose product MRKEYDFRHAQPNPYAKRLKRSVTIRIDEATIAYFKGLAAENGVPYQTLINSYLRDCASSKRRPMTRWLEATRGAA is encoded by the coding sequence ATGAGAAAAGAATACGACTTCCGCCATGCGCAACCGAATCCCTATGCGAAGCGATTGAAGCGATCGGTCACGATTCGAATCGACGAGGCGACAATCGCGTATTTCAAAGGCCTCGCTGCGGAAAACGGAGTTCCGTATCAAACGCTCATCAATTCGTACTTGCGGGACTGCGCATCATCCAAGCGGCGTCCGATGACGCGCTGGCTTGAAGCGACGAGAGGCGCGGCCTGA
- a CDS encoding family 20 glycosylhydrolase, producing MIRTLALAFLFPLVTISVAAAQEGGTPPVRHTLMPVPRSVAFQTGRLAVQSSFTVAVTKTSDARLIAGIDRALRRLERRTGLEFPRALATDADAATLLIACDGPGSKVPSVDENESYTLAVDAKQAVLKAATTVGVLRGLETMLQLVDGDRAGYFLPAVTVDDAPRFPWRGLLIDVCRHWMPIEVIKRNLDGMAAVKLNVLHLHLTEDQGFRIESKKFPKLHQMGSDGNFFTQDQIREIVAYAAERGIRVVPEFDMPGHVTSWLVGHPELASAPGPYAIGRNWGVFDAALDPTRESVYKFLDVFYREMAGLFPDAYMHIGGDENNGKHWNANAAITAFMGKHKLADANALQAYFNQRLTRILKKYNKRMVGWDEILHSDLPKDAVVQSWRGQASLADSARKGYSGILSSGYYIDLSYKTADHYLVDPLPPTVTLTSEEATRVLGGEACMWAEWITPETIDSRIWPRTAAIAERFWSPGTVRDVNDMYRRLAAMSIQLEDLGLRHESMAPVMLRRLSGSHSIVSLSVLASVVEPVKGYRRGRGKATTQFAPLTRLVDAARPDSMVALMLRLGVNELVSDAPRFRVQKQELAGAFQQFRDIRPAIDRLIDEAPVLQEVAPLAEDLSGLGALGIEALSYLASGIAPAADWREAALSRIDRAAAPRADVELAIILPMRKLIVAAAELGQLAELGPRAWAAHVDTLAAPPPPVKK from the coding sequence ATGATTCGCACGCTCGCGCTCGCGTTTCTGTTTCCGCTCGTCACGATCAGTGTGGCCGCCGCGCAGGAGGGCGGGACGCCGCCGGTGCGCCACACGCTGATGCCCGTGCCGAGGTCCGTCGCGTTCCAGACGGGCCGCCTGGCCGTGCAGTCCAGCTTCACCGTGGCGGTGACAAAGACGTCCGACGCGCGCCTGATCGCGGGGATCGACCGGGCGCTTCGACGGCTCGAGCGCCGGACCGGCCTCGAGTTTCCGCGGGCACTGGCGACTGATGCCGATGCGGCGACGCTCCTCATCGCGTGCGACGGCCCCGGCAGCAAGGTGCCTTCGGTCGACGAGAACGAGTCGTACACGCTCGCCGTCGATGCGAAGCAGGCCGTGCTGAAAGCCGCGACCACCGTGGGCGTCCTGCGCGGCCTCGAGACGATGCTGCAGCTGGTGGACGGGGATCGCGCGGGATACTTTCTGCCGGCCGTGACGGTGGATGATGCGCCGCGCTTTCCGTGGCGCGGGCTCCTGATTGACGTGTGCCGGCACTGGATGCCGATCGAGGTCATCAAGCGCAATCTCGACGGCATGGCGGCGGTGAAGCTCAACGTCCTGCACCTGCACCTGACCGAAGACCAGGGCTTCCGCATCGAGAGCAAGAAGTTCCCGAAGCTGCATCAGATGGGATCCGACGGCAACTTCTTCACGCAGGATCAGATCCGCGAGATCGTCGCGTACGCCGCGGAGCGCGGCATCCGGGTGGTGCCAGAGTTCGACATGCCTGGCCATGTGACCAGCTGGCTGGTCGGGCATCCCGAACTGGCGAGCGCACCTGGCCCGTATGCGATCGGGAGGAATTGGGGCGTATTCGACGCCGCGCTCGACCCGACGCGCGAGAGCGTCTACAAGTTTCTCGACGTGTTCTACCGCGAGATGGCGGGTCTGTTTCCAGACGCCTACATGCACATCGGCGGCGACGAGAACAACGGGAAGCACTGGAACGCGAACGCCGCCATCACGGCGTTCATGGGCAAGCACAAGCTGGCAGACGCGAATGCGCTCCAGGCGTACTTCAATCAGCGCCTGACGAGGATCCTGAAGAAGTACAACAAGCGGATGGTGGGCTGGGACGAAATCCTGCATTCCGACTTGCCGAAAGACGCCGTCGTGCAGTCGTGGCGGGGCCAGGCGTCACTCGCCGACAGCGCGCGCAAAGGCTACTCGGGGATCCTCTCGAGCGGCTATTACATCGATCTGAGCTACAAGACCGCCGACCACTACCTGGTGGACCCGCTGCCGCCCACCGTCACGCTGACCTCCGAAGAAGCGACGCGCGTGCTCGGCGGCGAGGCGTGCATGTGGGCGGAGTGGATTACGCCAGAGACCATCGACTCGCGCATCTGGCCGCGCACGGCGGCAATCGCTGAACGCTTCTGGTCGCCCGGCACGGTCCGCGATGTCAATGACATGTACCGGCGGCTGGCGGCCATGTCAATTCAGTTGGAGGACCTCGGCCTTCGCCACGAGAGCATGGCGCCAGTGATGCTGCGGCGCCTCTCCGGCTCGCATTCGATCGTGTCGCTGTCGGTGCTGGCGTCGGTGGTGGAGCCGGTCAAGGGTTATCGCCGCGGGCGCGGCAAGGCGACGACCCAGTTCGCACCGCTCACGAGGCTGGTAGATGCGGCGCGCCCGGACAGCATGGTGGCGCTGATGCTGCGCCTCGGCGTGAACGAACTGGTGAGCGATGCGCCGCGGTTCCGGGTTCAGAAGCAGGAGTTGGCGGGCGCGTTTCAGCAGTTCCGCGACATCCGGCCCGCAATCGATCGGCTGATCGACGAGGCGCCTGTGCTGCAGGAGGTCGCTCCGCTGGCGGAAGATCTGTCTGGCTTGGGCGCGCTCGGAATCGAGGCGCTCTCGTATCTCGCGTCGGGCATCGCGCCGGCCGCCGACTGGCGCGAGGCGGCGCTCTCGCGGATCGATCGGGCCGCCGCACCGCGGGCTGACGTCGAGCTGGCGATCATCCTTCCGATGCGAAAGCTCATTGTCGCGGCCGCCGAATTGGGCCAACTGGCCGAGCTCGGGCCGCGCGCCTGGGCCGCGCACGTGGACACGTTGGCCGCTCCCCCGCCGCCGGTCAAGAAATAG
- a CDS encoding type II toxin-antitoxin system VapC family toxin — MTLRYLLDTSTVSSPISKIPDADIVERLNEHGHECAIAAPVWHELTYGCRRLPQGRRRSALETYLRDVVRASFPILPYDDAAATWHGHERARLEARGRPVPYVDGQIAAIAHASKLVLVTVNTRDFSRFTDLRVENWSKRRAGG, encoded by the coding sequence ATGACGTTGCGGTATCTGCTGGATACGAGCACCGTCTCGTCACCGATCTCCAAGATTCCCGATGCGGACATCGTCGAACGGCTCAACGAACATGGACACGAATGCGCCATCGCGGCCCCGGTGTGGCACGAATTGACGTACGGATGCCGCCGCCTTCCGCAGGGTCGGCGCCGATCAGCCCTCGAGACCTACCTGAGAGACGTCGTACGTGCGTCATTTCCGATCTTGCCCTACGATGACGCGGCGGCCACGTGGCACGGTCACGAGCGAGCACGACTGGAAGCACGCGGCCGACCGGTTCCGTACGTCGACGGACAGATCGCTGCGATTGCTCACGCCAGCAAGCTCGTGCTCGTCACGGTCAACACCAGGGACTTTTCGCGCTTCACTGATCTGCGAGTCGAGAACTGGTCGAAGCGGCGGGCTGGTGGTTGA
- a CDS encoding type II toxin-antitoxin system HicB family antitoxin, with protein MSHSFRIELELEDDGRWIAEVPDLAGVLCYGATRDEAIARVQALALRVLAERLDHAEAPAEFLNVSFLAA; from the coding sequence GTGAGCCACAGTTTCCGAATAGAACTCGAACTCGAAGACGACGGTCGCTGGATTGCCGAGGTCCCAGACCTTGCCGGCGTACTCTGCTACGGCGCAACCCGAGATGAGGCGATTGCCCGCGTCCAGGCGCTCGCACTCCGGGTGCTTGCCGAACGGCTCGATCACGCTGAGGCCCCCGCCGAGTTCCTGAACGTCTCGTTTCTTGCCGCGTGA